One genomic region from Pseudobacteriovorax antillogorgiicola encodes:
- a CDS encoding DUF6607 family protein, translating to MWNVRTGTLASLGLLLTAQGSASTSLSPVDFAQARQEIMNFAGCYQVEYTYKEYEALVDDYKLKPSKTTYAYEWIVADDRGEVIDLQHILTMKDFALKHWRQRWQYESPSVLTYQGEQTWTKSANKKIGTWTQKVFQVDDSPRYECSSAWYWDDDGPFWQCEAAAPLPRRDATTRDDYQIMIRNNLHRNTNEGWIHGQDNTKLVVDEKDSYPLVKERGLNSYKKVDPSFCQSAQDYWSEFSLYWNIVVDVWDDVYSEAETIQIQGPTPLWQEIFQMVERAKNQKQSLDAFENDFNELIRSRI from the coding sequence ATGTGGAACGTCCGCACGGGAACCCTTGCGTCTTTAGGCCTATTATTAACTGCTCAAGGCTCAGCCTCGACCAGCCTAAGCCCAGTCGATTTTGCTCAGGCTCGGCAAGAAATTATGAACTTCGCCGGATGTTATCAGGTAGAGTATACCTATAAAGAGTACGAGGCACTTGTTGATGATTACAAACTGAAACCAAGTAAAACCACATATGCCTACGAGTGGATTGTGGCAGATGATCGTGGTGAAGTGATTGACCTGCAACATATCCTGACCATGAAGGACTTTGCCCTGAAACACTGGCGCCAGCGCTGGCAGTATGAATCCCCTTCGGTATTAACCTATCAAGGTGAGCAAACCTGGACAAAATCAGCGAATAAAAAGATTGGCACTTGGACGCAGAAAGTTTTCCAAGTAGACGACAGCCCTCGCTATGAGTGCAGTAGCGCCTGGTATTGGGATGATGACGGCCCCTTTTGGCAGTGTGAAGCCGCGGCTCCACTTCCTAGGCGAGATGCGACGACAAGAGACGACTATCAAATCATGATCCGTAACAACCTTCACCGCAATACGAACGAAGGCTGGATTCACGGTCAAGATAATACCAAACTGGTGGTAGATGAAAAGGATAGTTATCCCCTTGTGAAAGAAAGAGGACTAAATAGCTACAAAAAAGTTGATCCGAGTTTTTGTCAATCTGCGCAAGACTACTGGTCCGAGTTCAGCCTATACTGGAACATTGTTGTAGACGTTTGGGACGATGTTTACTCTGAGGCAGAAACAATTCAGATTCAAGGTCCAACACCATTATGGCAAGAGATCTTCCAAATGGTGGAACGAGCTAAGAACCAAAAACAAAGTCTCGATGCCTTCGAGAATGACTTCAACGAGCTGATTCGCTCGCGAATTTAA
- a CDS encoding tetratricopeptide repeat protein → MRRLILLTGLTCFLLGASGDNPAPVAKPTTARPSQAKAGLEEVQALVDAGKYKLAIRKGLKIGKKAKDAKAYNLVGYSYRQLGRYKKAIKAYKIALRIDPTLSIAKEYLAIAYLKQGDAKQAKKIYKVLKSENPKLAKMVKFEAEKLGISL, encoded by the coding sequence TTGAGACGGTTAATCCTTTTAACAGGTCTTACCTGCTTTTTGCTAGGCGCTAGTGGTGACAATCCTGCTCCAGTTGCAAAGCCAACTACTGCACGGCCGAGTCAAGCAAAGGCAGGGCTTGAAGAGGTTCAAGCTCTAGTCGATGCTGGCAAGTATAAGCTCGCCATCCGAAAAGGCTTAAAAATTGGAAAAAAAGCAAAGGATGCCAAGGCATATAACCTTGTGGGGTACTCATACCGCCAGCTCGGACGCTACAAAAAGGCCATCAAAGCCTACAAAATCGCCTTAAGGATCGATCCAACCTTATCCATCGCAAAAGAATATTTGGCAATCGCCTATTTGAAGCAAGGTGACGCGAAGCAAGCAAAGAAGATCTATAAAGTCCTAAAAAGCGAAAACCCAAAGCTAGCAAAAATGGTCAAATTTGAAGCGGAAAAATTGGGAATAAGCCTTTGA
- a CDS encoding cytochrome c peroxidase: protein MTRIAALLVISITSIEVLANHSCKLIPSFPSRTPVPFSCEDLPQAEQLSCQRGQSRFFDSKISPKGVKSCASCHQASLGFRGEAPPGTPKIPSLLDIGRRAGPFFWNGRASTLASAIFWPLYHPNEIDGNPDHFKLFGGSTQLVQDLSRYLSTLNTADAPWDAYQHGDCTSLDSRSIQGFFEISEAGCLSCHNPPEFSGGLHKIFYRNLPNDLFQESEPRYLVDLDLHQKAKPIVSLWSVAPSLRNLSFEGQSFGRFGQHYQLESFIHYHLWQVSAKGATNVPDIVFFLMNSLQSRPELGKAGHQRSLWLDVEHVFQNIPSQRIITFSKTRHMIR, encoded by the coding sequence TTGACGAGAATTGCTGCTTTGCTCGTTATTAGCATTACTTCAATTGAAGTCCTTGCCAATCACTCCTGTAAATTGATCCCAAGTTTCCCGAGCCGAACACCAGTACCATTTTCATGTGAGGACCTTCCTCAGGCTGAGCAATTATCCTGCCAGCGAGGCCAATCGCGGTTTTTCGACAGTAAAATATCTCCAAAAGGGGTAAAAAGCTGTGCTAGCTGCCACCAAGCTTCATTGGGCTTTCGGGGTGAAGCACCGCCTGGAACCCCTAAGATTCCATCTCTTCTTGATATCGGGCGGCGCGCAGGTCCATTTTTCTGGAATGGCCGTGCTAGCACCTTAGCTTCAGCCATTTTCTGGCCTTTATATCATCCCAATGAGATCGATGGGAACCCTGATCATTTCAAACTGTTCGGTGGCTCCACCCAGCTAGTTCAGGACTTAAGCAGATACCTTTCAACGTTGAACACCGCAGATGCTCCTTGGGACGCATATCAACATGGTGATTGTACATCCCTCGATAGTCGATCCATCCAAGGTTTTTTTGAAATATCTGAAGCGGGCTGCCTGAGTTGCCATAACCCTCCTGAGTTTTCAGGAGGGCTTCACAAAATATTCTATCGCAATCTACCAAACGACCTTTTCCAAGAGAGTGAGCCTCGGTATCTTGTGGATCTAGATCTACATCAGAAAGCCAAACCTATTGTAAGCTTATGGAGCGTCGCTCCAAGCTTGCGCAACCTTTCATTTGAAGGCCAGTCTTTTGGTCGTTTCGGCCAGCACTATCAGCTGGAATCATTCATTCATTATCATCTGTGGCAGGTATCAGCAAAGGGAGCTACCAACGTTCCAGATATTGTATTTTTTCTGATGAACAGCCTTCAATCCCGGCCTGAGCTCGGCAAAGCAGGTCATCAACGCAGCCTATGGTTGGACGTGGAGCATGTTTTCCAAAACATACCTTCTCAAAGAATCATCACATTCTCAAAAACTCGTCACATGATTCGTTAA
- a CDS encoding rhomboid family intramembrane serine protease: MDHAKRPTHDAENHAPLPPIPSHWEGDYRDLSTDDFLEDASKPSPGPLYTLIYKNALTPTIYWSVTLIIATIFHWLYGHQYDLTASYQSVFQGDQVWKLWSSLWIHSDIEHLLSNLWLFSVFAYLLRAFWGPSVFPVLSFGILGALTTATTIYHYGPGPRLLGASGMIYGMIGLWLVTYCRYETRFSLGTRIFRSIGFVLIMLFPTTVTKNVSYSAHAFGFLWGLGFGTLLILMRGNNHPEQESERALESPKAVITSTAPQDLSHFEVGQHYPPPKLPNQDT; the protein is encoded by the coding sequence ATGGACCATGCTAAGAGACCTACCCATGATGCAGAAAATCATGCCCCGCTTCCTCCCATTCCAAGTCATTGGGAAGGAGACTATCGTGATCTCAGTACCGATGACTTTCTAGAAGATGCTTCTAAACCGAGTCCAGGTCCTCTTTATACTTTAATTTATAAAAACGCGCTAACACCGACCATTTATTGGTCGGTGACCCTTATTATAGCAACGATCTTCCACTGGCTTTATGGACATCAATACGATCTCACCGCCAGTTATCAAAGTGTCTTTCAGGGTGACCAAGTTTGGAAACTGTGGAGTTCCCTATGGATTCATAGTGATATAGAGCACCTTCTATCGAATCTGTGGCTTTTCAGCGTGTTTGCCTATCTACTGCGGGCCTTTTGGGGACCAAGTGTATTTCCAGTTTTAAGCTTTGGCATTCTCGGGGCATTGACCACAGCGACAACCATTTACCACTACGGCCCAGGACCGCGGCTTTTAGGAGCTTCGGGAATGATTTATGGGATGATCGGGTTATGGCTCGTCACCTATTGCCGCTATGAGACTAGATTTTCCTTAGGAACCAGAATCTTTCGATCCATAGGCTTTGTTCTTATCATGCTATTTCCGACAACTGTAACAAAAAATGTCAGCTACTCCGCCCATGCCTTTGGTTTTTTGTGGGGCTTAGGTTTCGGAACACTTCTGATCCTCATGCGCGGTAACAATCATCCAGAACAGGAATCTGAGAGAGCTTTAGAATCACCTAAAGCAGTGATCACATCGACAGCCCCACAGGATCTATCTCACTTCGAAGTAGGGCAACACTATCCGCCACCAAAACTGCCAAACCAGGATACATAG
- a CDS encoding metallophosphoesterase family protein, giving the protein MQYFKLSLFIVLCGCGDPSPWYHFQSQIYRSLTQKNLDLLREGTEDFEPFKVALTADPQVVVGFLQSCRTEINKRNDIDFSLLLGDLTDRSLGREFEWVADIIRDFRRPMLTVVGNHDGLIYGNDLYQKMFGDLNYSFIYNDVKFIMWNNNPYEWGYPDIAWLEQEIESHPRVVIGSHQPPGSVERYPEINAIWEGFYANPNVLGSVHGHLHNWIYREISGKPVLTVARVTDTNWGIMEFDDEGNLIFHKCQGSSCEALP; this is encoded by the coding sequence ATGCAATACTTCAAGCTTTCTTTATTTATTGTTCTATGTGGTTGTGGTGACCCATCTCCTTGGTATCATTTTCAAAGTCAAATCTACCGATCCCTGACCCAGAAAAACTTAGATCTTTTAAGGGAAGGAACTGAGGACTTCGAGCCATTTAAAGTTGCGCTCACAGCCGACCCTCAGGTCGTCGTTGGTTTTCTTCAAAGCTGTCGTACGGAAATCAACAAACGCAATGATATCGACTTTTCGTTGCTGTTAGGCGACCTCACGGATAGAAGCCTAGGCCGGGAATTCGAGTGGGTAGCAGACATAATCCGGGATTTTCGCCGGCCCATGCTCACAGTGGTCGGTAATCACGATGGATTGATCTACGGCAATGATCTGTACCAGAAGATGTTTGGTGATCTAAATTACTCATTTATCTACAACGATGTAAAATTCATCATGTGGAATAACAACCCCTATGAGTGGGGCTATCCGGACATTGCTTGGCTTGAGCAAGAGATTGAAAGTCATCCTCGCGTTGTCATAGGCTCCCACCAACCTCCTGGCAGCGTCGAGCGATATCCTGAGATTAACGCGATTTGGGAAGGCTTCTACGCCAACCCCAATGTCCTAGGTTCGGTTCATGGCCACCTTCATAACTGGATTTATCGAGAAATCAGTGGCAAACCCGTTCTCACAGTCGCAAGGGTTACTGACACCAATTGGGGCATTATGGAGTTTGATGACGAGGGAAATTTGATCTTTCATAAGTGCCAAGGAAGCTCATGCGAAGCCTTACCCTAA
- a CDS encoding C1 family peptidase, with amino-acid sequence MRFCCALLVFLSVSARAEKKLPPLLIAILEDLTQNSGATNLDQKYYEKVLGPLPASAAPDQPKAQESGASVQEEMLSRFKEKARADRQQYKATADSMKSRYMATLQSMKRQHQETFDYWKSYHSKFDRDRVTFKKNLVDYQSLAPKKVQRESSNKPSKARYTYKMIRGARDLPIRHQGARPTCSAFATARAVEILLRQQGQEYDISEQYVYWAAKPDCQDKPCSKRGSWAVPALDHSQQQSRLDLPSEAQCPYKIEAQRGNETQVPLPSGCFQKGVARVADYDSFYSVGDLPEVLDKDQPVIAAVRLSPNFYGQRPVIDLARLNEGGGLDQHGKGHAINIVGYLELPEHLAHEGRYCYVVANSWGLGWGQGGHSCVTEKWLDRHLLNLPMIAVTKVHA; translated from the coding sequence ATGAGGTTTTGTTGCGCTCTCCTTGTTTTCTTGTCAGTCTCAGCTCGGGCAGAAAAAAAGCTGCCGCCATTACTGATAGCAATTCTTGAGGATCTGACCCAGAACTCAGGTGCCACTAATCTTGACCAGAAGTACTATGAAAAGGTGCTAGGTCCTTTGCCAGCAAGTGCTGCTCCAGATCAGCCTAAGGCTCAGGAGTCGGGAGCATCGGTACAAGAAGAGATGTTATCTCGCTTCAAAGAAAAGGCTAGGGCAGACCGTCAGCAGTACAAGGCAACAGCAGATTCTATGAAGAGCCGGTATATGGCTACTTTACAGAGTATGAAACGCCAGCACCAAGAAACATTCGATTATTGGAAAAGCTATCATTCGAAATTCGATCGTGATCGAGTAACCTTTAAAAAGAACCTGGTCGACTATCAGTCGTTGGCACCCAAAAAAGTCCAGCGCGAGAGTAGCAACAAGCCCAGTAAGGCGCGCTACACTTACAAGATGATTCGCGGTGCCCGTGATCTACCCATTCGTCATCAGGGTGCTCGCCCTACCTGTTCAGCTTTTGCGACAGCACGGGCTGTGGAGATTCTCTTAAGGCAGCAAGGTCAAGAGTATGACATTTCAGAGCAGTATGTGTATTGGGCTGCCAAGCCTGACTGTCAGGATAAGCCTTGCAGCAAGCGTGGTAGCTGGGCGGTTCCAGCGTTAGATCATTCCCAACAGCAAAGTCGTTTGGATCTTCCAAGCGAGGCTCAGTGTCCCTATAAGATCGAAGCTCAAAGGGGGAACGAAACCCAAGTGCCCTTGCCGTCCGGCTGCTTTCAAAAAGGTGTTGCTAGGGTAGCTGATTACGACTCCTTCTATAGTGTGGGAGACTTGCCTGAAGTCCTAGACAAGGATCAACCCGTGATCGCCGCCGTGCGTTTGAGCCCCAACTTCTATGGTCAAAGACCCGTGATCGATCTTGCCCGGCTCAATGAAGGAGGCGGTCTCGATCAGCACGGCAAAGGCCATGCGATCAACATTGTCGGCTACCTGGAGCTGCCAGAACACCTCGCTCATGAAGGTCGTTATTGCTATGTGGTTGCCAATAGCTGGGGCCTGGGCTGGGGGCAAGGTGGTCATAGCTGTGTCACTGAAAAATGGCTTGATCGACACCTTCTCAACTTACCTATGATCGCTGTGACGAAAGTCCATGCTTGA
- a CDS encoding anthrax toxin lethal factor-related metalloendopeptidase yields the protein MNWPILMVVLWIFVGGSNAHSAIDIGQKVDPGAIQTRCDVSYKKLHPRAYKDFEVVDFGASKQVRIVHLNEMMRLPLTARLFLKKRQIKVHLSNQSIIEFPKFRHLQGLVPRGWELSGYTWDHVPGAGDRDGAYLGHPGLPHSANSLALHEIGHVLDFNSGWSRSAIWQQAFRYWRRWPSPADLNASYRMSHIEEFVAAAIDEFYCSESSRRKLQSMYPGLAVLVADSVALLRSEIDPVGLSM from the coding sequence ATGAATTGGCCAATATTGATGGTAGTTTTATGGATTTTTGTGGGTGGGTCAAATGCTCATAGCGCAATAGACATTGGTCAAAAAGTTGATCCAGGAGCTATCCAGACCCGGTGCGATGTGTCGTATAAGAAACTTCACCCAAGGGCTTACAAAGATTTTGAGGTGGTTGATTTCGGAGCTTCGAAGCAAGTACGCATTGTGCACTTAAACGAAATGATGCGCTTACCTTTGACCGCTCGCTTGTTTCTTAAGAAACGACAAATCAAAGTTCACTTGAGTAACCAGAGTATCATCGAGTTTCCCAAGTTCAGACACCTTCAGGGCTTAGTACCTCGGGGTTGGGAACTAAGTGGCTATACATGGGACCACGTTCCAGGTGCTGGCGATCGCGATGGCGCATATCTCGGCCACCCAGGTTTGCCGCACAGTGCGAACTCCCTTGCGCTTCATGAAATCGGTCATGTGCTTGACTTTAATTCGGGCTGGAGTCGTTCCGCCATTTGGCAGCAGGCCTTTCGCTACTGGCGAAGGTGGCCTTCTCCTGCGGATCTAAATGCTTCCTATCGCATGAGTCATATTGAAGAATTTGTGGCAGCTGCAATCGATGAGTTCTATTGCTCGGAGTCGTCGCGGCGGAAGCTACAATCTATGTATCCTGGTTTGGCAGTTTTGGTGGCGGATAGTGTTGCCCTACTTCGAAGTGAGATAGATCCTGTGGGGCTGTCGATGTGA
- a CDS encoding putative glycoside hydrolase — protein sequence MNAKLILRVFLVIHWFLNPDLLLAETKETCQFHNHWPDQSSSIDTFYVTPEVLYLRQGPGKGARIKDFLARNQKITKMATPLVEAPSGYWMEVIVKSPQGQQVGWVLSDFLSRDPMASTRLKQQFAKVDFSLQDKVCEFAQNPRRNVKGIYLTMYSSYGHRFDKYLKLARDTEINSFVVDVKDERGKILFKSKTVSQRHPKQAKKNLYETLDKLSAKTKADNIYLIGKLVVFKDDSYARTFPESAIRNDAGQLFEDRDGLAWVSPHNRQYWNYMVGIAEEMALQGVQEIQFDYVRFPDTSKSLHYPDRQSEGRVEAIQGFLSYAYQRLKPYGVYISADVFGLVPNTSGDLYIGQHWEALSNVVDYISPMMYPSHYARGFRGLKSPDNAPYKTIYYSARDAVKRNQNIPSPATIRPWIQGFTATWLSDHLSYGPQELKEQVDALAELGVHEYLIWNPKNRYDAILNPVQQVAEVEPMAAETPSGSKL from the coding sequence ATGAACGCAAAGTTAATCTTGCGAGTATTTCTCGTTATCCATTGGTTTCTTAACCCTGACCTTCTCCTAGCGGAAACCAAAGAAACCTGCCAATTCCACAATCACTGGCCTGATCAGTCTTCCAGCATTGACACCTTCTACGTAACTCCAGAGGTTTTATACCTTCGGCAAGGACCCGGCAAGGGCGCCCGGATTAAAGACTTCTTGGCACGCAATCAAAAAATCACAAAAATGGCTACTCCTCTCGTAGAGGCACCATCAGGCTACTGGATGGAAGTCATTGTCAAGTCCCCGCAAGGACAGCAAGTGGGCTGGGTTTTGTCTGACTTTCTATCCCGAGACCCTATGGCTTCCACAAGATTGAAGCAGCAATTTGCAAAAGTGGATTTTTCCTTGCAAGACAAAGTCTGTGAGTTTGCTCAAAACCCAAGGCGGAACGTTAAGGGCATCTACCTAACAATGTATTCATCCTATGGTCACCGATTCGATAAATACCTGAAGCTAGCTAGAGATACAGAGATTAATAGCTTCGTGGTTGATGTTAAAGACGAGCGTGGCAAAATCTTATTTAAGAGTAAAACGGTTAGCCAAAGACATCCCAAACAGGCTAAGAAAAACCTATATGAGACTCTCGACAAGCTTAGTGCAAAAACGAAGGCAGACAATATTTATTTGATAGGCAAACTCGTCGTATTCAAAGATGATTCGTACGCTCGTACATTTCCTGAGTCTGCTATCAGAAACGATGCAGGACAGTTATTTGAGGACCGTGATGGCCTTGCTTGGGTCAGTCCTCATAACAGACAGTACTGGAACTACATGGTCGGCATCGCAGAGGAGATGGCTCTTCAAGGAGTCCAAGAAATTCAGTTTGACTACGTTCGGTTTCCAGACACTAGCAAAAGCCTCCATTACCCCGATCGCCAAAGTGAAGGGCGCGTCGAAGCGATTCAAGGCTTTCTAAGTTATGCCTATCAGCGTCTGAAACCCTATGGAGTTTATATCAGCGCGGATGTGTTTGGTCTGGTTCCCAACACATCCGGTGACCTCTACATAGGCCAGCATTGGGAGGCCCTAAGCAATGTTGTCGATTATATCTCTCCTATGATGTATCCCAGCCACTATGCTCGCGGATTTCGTGGTCTAAAGAGTCCAGACAATGCTCCTTACAAGACCATCTATTACTCCGCCCGTGATGCTGTGAAGCGCAATCAAAATATACCGAGTCCCGCTACTATACGACCGTGGATTCAGGGGTTTACAGCTACTTGGCTCAGCGATCATCTAAGCTATGGCCCTCAAGAACTCAAAGAGCAGGTGGATGCCTTAGCAGAGTTGGGAGTCCATGAGTATTTGATTTGGAACCCAAAGAATCGATACGACGCGATCCTCAACCCCGTCCAACAGGTGGCAGAGGTCGAACCCATGGCAGCCGAAACTCCATCGGGCTCAAAACTCTAG
- a CDS encoding GNAT family N-acetyltransferase: MESFKTFTLHWDKMSSSIKYQVLSVRCRAYQKVGKFSSEKRPMDVVDVFDRQSSFPMVLYKGRVVATMRIINHRGDQCLEHDFAGPKLRALVSQPCLEITRVCVDPDFSRLGLTNLLFQEAAQAIVDLAFQSKKFTVIGSCTEELIPFYQKVGCELIGLEYTHPELGNRPHHIFIADTKKLMMGHMNFFVFAAVAAKAALRAKQLHGYRKICPKLNLALLAHYPLLFSLRLRSLIALKIRQWRRLTKALPHRRQARLALGQS, encoded by the coding sequence ATGGAATCTTTTAAAACTTTTACATTACACTGGGACAAAATGTCCTCTAGCATCAAGTATCAGGTGCTAAGCGTTCGCTGCCGTGCTTACCAAAAGGTGGGAAAGTTCTCTAGTGAGAAACGCCCCATGGATGTAGTCGATGTATTTGACCGTCAGTCAAGTTTTCCTATGGTGCTCTATAAGGGTCGTGTCGTCGCTACCATGCGAATTATTAATCACAGGGGAGACCAGTGCCTTGAGCATGACTTTGCTGGCCCAAAGCTACGTGCTCTCGTATCACAACCGTGCCTTGAAATCACCCGCGTATGTGTCGACCCAGACTTTTCGCGACTGGGGCTGACCAACTTACTCTTTCAGGAGGCCGCACAAGCCATTGTCGACTTGGCGTTTCAAAGTAAAAAATTCACAGTGATCGGCTCTTGTACTGAAGAACTCATACCGTTTTATCAGAAGGTGGGCTGCGAGCTTATAGGCTTGGAGTACACCCATCCTGAACTCGGCAACCGCCCTCATCATATTTTCATTGCTGACACGAAAAAACTGATGATGGGTCATATGAATTTTTTCGTATTTGCCGCCGTTGCCGCTAAGGCTGCCCTGCGTGCAAAGCAACTCCATGGCTACCGAAAGATCTGCCCAAAGCTTAACCTAGCACTGCTTGCTCACTATCCCTTGCTCTTTAGCCTAAGGTTACGATCCCTAATAGCTCTAAAGATCAGACAGTGGCGCCGCCTTACGAAGGCCTTGCCACACCGGAGGCAGGCCCGGCTTGCGTTGGGCCAATCATAG
- a CDS encoding zf-TFIIB domain-containing protein: protein MAKQPGSSDLDKDIFWSDIHKYVEQKKLDIEKSRGILRHEKVRKCPNCSKVMAVESLYHVLIDRCQTCGGIFLDEGELELLFKTKSESGFIASLKRFLKP, encoded by the coding sequence ATGGCAAAGCAACCTGGATCTTCAGACTTAGATAAGGATATTTTTTGGTCTGATATACATAAGTACGTTGAGCAGAAAAAGCTTGATATTGAAAAGTCCCGAGGGATCTTGCGTCACGAGAAAGTCCGCAAGTGTCCGAACTGCTCTAAAGTTATGGCGGTGGAATCTCTCTATCATGTGCTTATCGATCGCTGTCAAACTTGTGGTGGAATCTTCTTGGATGAAGGTGAGCTGGAGCTGCTTTTCAAAACCAAATCTGAAAGTGGCTTTATTGCATCGTTAAAACGATTTTTGAAACCTTAG